A single Tenacibaculum sp. Bg11-29 DNA region contains:
- the moeB gene encoding HesA/MoeB/ThiF family protein, producing MKLTAQEQKQYNRHLILDKIGEKGQLKLKQAKVLVIGAGGLGCPVLQYLTAVGVGNIGIIDDDVVDQSNLQRQILYRIDDIGFSKAETAAKRLSKLNPFVNFSVYKEKLTRENAISLFNKYDVIVDGSDNFSTRYLTNDAAVITNKPLVYGAIFKFEGQVSVFNYKGSATYRCLYPTPPKPDESPNCSQIGVLGVLPGIIGSLQANETIKIILEIGEVLANILLMYDTLSMRQMLLKFEKSANIEITELEKDYDFFCGIHTIENEITLDELQNNIAKYNLLDVRENWEREQNYINGQHIPLGELPQRFKELKTDKPLVVYCKSGMRSKRAIAFLEDENLGMSFVNLKGGFM from the coding sequence ATGAAGTTAACAGCGCAGGAACAAAAACAATACAACCGTCATCTTATTTTAGATAAAATAGGAGAAAAAGGGCAATTAAAATTAAAACAAGCGAAGGTTTTGGTAATAGGAGCTGGCGGATTGGGTTGCCCTGTATTGCAATATTTAACAGCAGTAGGTGTTGGAAACATCGGAATTATAGATGATGATGTAGTTGATCAAAGTAATTTACAACGTCAAATTTTATACAGAATTGATGATATTGGTTTTTCTAAAGCTGAAACAGCAGCAAAACGCTTATCAAAATTAAATCCCTTTGTGAATTTTTCTGTTTATAAAGAAAAATTGACGAGAGAAAATGCCATTTCATTATTCAATAAATATGATGTAATTGTAGATGGAAGTGATAACTTTTCCACAAGATACTTAACAAATGATGCTGCGGTAATAACAAACAAACCATTGGTGTATGGTGCAATCTTTAAATTTGAAGGACAAGTAAGTGTTTTTAATTATAAAGGAAGCGCTACGTACAGATGTTTATATCCAACACCACCAAAACCAGATGAATCACCAAACTGTTCACAAATTGGTGTTTTAGGTGTGTTACCAGGAATTATAGGAAGTTTACAAGCAAACGAAACGATTAAAATTATTTTAGAAATAGGTGAGGTGTTAGCAAATATACTATTGATGTATGATACTTTAAGTATGCGTCAAATGCTATTAAAATTTGAAAAATCAGCAAATATAGAGATCACTGAATTAGAAAAAGATTACGACTTTTTCTGTGGAATACATACTATTGAAAATGAAATTACTTTAGATGAATTACAAAATAATATAGCTAAGTATAATTTATTAGACGTACGTGAAAATTGGGAACGTGAACAAAATTATATTAACGGACAACATATTCCATTAGGAGAATTACCACAACGTTTTAAAGAGTTAAAAACAGATAAACCACTTGTAGTGTATTGTAAATCAGGTATGCGAAGTAAAAGGGCGATAGCGTTTTTAGAAGATGAAAATTTAGGTATGAGTTTTGTAAACTTAAAAGGAGGTTTCATGTAA
- the thiH gene encoding 2-iminoacetate synthase ThiH has product MVKQNFKTTFDTYNWEDTLKSIFHKTTVEVEHALSKDKLDLEDFKALISPAARPYIEQMAQKSSLLTKKRFGNTIQMYAPMYLSNECQNICTYCGFSMTNKIPRRTLTDPEILKEVAFLKEKGYDHILLVTGEANKTVGVSYIKNAIQLIRSQFSNITIEVQPLDQDEYESLIDAGLYAVLVYQETYHRAAYKKHHPKGKKSNFNYRLDTPDRLGKAGIHKIGLGALFGLEDWRADSFFTALHLKYLQKTYWKTKYSISFPRLRPHSGGLEPKVEMTDSDLVQLICAFRLFDEDIELSMSTRESEVFRNNIVNLGTTSISAESKTNPGGYSVEPQSLEQFEISDERSTEEVVKMLKEQGLEVVWKDWEAFKN; this is encoded by the coding sequence GTGGTAAAACAAAATTTTAAAACAACATTCGATACTTATAATTGGGAAGATACTTTAAAAAGCATCTTTCATAAAACAACCGTTGAGGTAGAACATGCTTTATCAAAAGATAAACTTGATTTAGAAGATTTTAAAGCCTTAATATCTCCAGCTGCACGTCCGTACATCGAGCAAATGGCACAGAAGAGTAGTTTACTTACTAAAAAACGATTTGGAAATACCATACAAATGTATGCGCCAATGTATTTAAGTAACGAATGTCAGAATATTTGTACATACTGTGGTTTTAGTATGACTAATAAAATACCTAGACGTACGTTAACTGATCCAGAAATTTTAAAAGAAGTCGCTTTTTTAAAAGAAAAAGGCTATGACCATATATTGTTAGTTACAGGTGAAGCGAATAAAACTGTAGGAGTTTCTTATATAAAAAATGCTATTCAATTAATTCGTTCTCAATTTTCAAATATTACGATTGAAGTGCAACCTTTAGATCAGGATGAATATGAATCGTTAATTGATGCAGGATTGTATGCGGTGTTGGTATATCAAGAAACGTATCATAGAGCAGCGTATAAGAAACATCATCCAAAGGGAAAAAAATCTAATTTTAATTATCGTTTAGATACGCCAGATAGATTAGGAAAAGCAGGAATTCATAAAATAGGTTTAGGTGCTTTATTCGGATTAGAAGATTGGCGTGCCGATAGTTTTTTTACAGCATTACATTTAAAGTATTTACAAAAAACATATTGGAAAACGAAGTATTCTATTTCGTTTCCAAGGTTACGACCACATTCTGGCGGATTAGAACCAAAAGTAGAAATGACTGATTCAGATTTAGTACAATTAATTTGTGCATTTCGTTTGTTTGATGAAGATATAGAATTATCAATGTCAACAAGAGAAAGTGAAGTTTTTAGAAATAATATTGTTAATTTAGGAACTACATCTATCAGTGCAGAATCAAAAACAAACCCAGGAGGTTATTCAGTAGAACCACAATCGTTAGAGCAGTTTGAAATTTCTGATGAACGAAGTACCGAAGAGGTTGTGAAAATGCTAAAAGAGCAAGGGTTAGAAGTTGTTTGGAAAGATTGGGAAGCCTTTAAAAATTAA
- a CDS encoding thiazole synthase, giving the protein MNQYLKIADKEFTSRLFTGTGKFSSSILMKEALLASESELVTVALKRVDVQNKEDDILGHLNHAHINLLPNTSGVRTAKEAVFAAELSREALETNWVKLEIHPDPRYLLPDAIETLKAAEELVKLGFIVMPYIHADPVLCKRLEEVGTQCVMPLGAPIGSNKGLKTQDFLEIIIEQSNVPVIVDAGIGAPSHAAYAMELGADAVLVNTAIAVSKNPVAMAKAFKMAVEAGRMAYEAKLAPIRQQAEASSPLTSFLN; this is encoded by the coding sequence ATGAATCAGTATTTAAAAATAGCAGATAAAGAATTTACATCACGTTTATTCACAGGAACAGGGAAATTTAGTTCTTCAATCTTGATGAAAGAAGCATTGTTAGCTTCTGAAAGCGAATTGGTAACTGTTGCTTTAAAAAGAGTAGATGTTCAAAATAAAGAAGATGATATTTTAGGGCATTTAAATCATGCTCATATTAATTTATTACCCAATACATCTGGAGTTAGAACGGCAAAAGAAGCGGTTTTTGCAGCAGAATTATCTAGAGAAGCGTTAGAAACAAATTGGGTGAAATTAGAAATACATCCCGATCCTAGGTATTTATTACCTGACGCTATTGAAACATTAAAAGCGGCAGAAGAATTGGTGAAATTAGGATTTATAGTAATGCCTTATATTCATGCCGATCCTGTTTTATGTAAGCGTTTAGAAGAGGTAGGAACACAATGCGTAATGCCATTAGGTGCACCGATAGGAAGTAATAAAGGCTTAAAAACACAAGATTTTTTAGAAATAATTATCGAACAGTCTAATGTTCCTGTAATTGTCGATGCAGGTATTGGAGCACCATCACATGCAGCATACGCAATGGAATTGGGAGCAGATGCGGTGTTGGTAAATACGGCGATTGCAGTATCTAAAAACCCAGTAGCAATGGCAAAGGCGTTTAAAATGGCGGTAGAAGCAGGTAGAATGGCTTATGAAGCAAAATTAGCTCCAATAAGGCAGCAAGCTGAAGCAAGCAGTCCGTTAACGTCGTTTCTGAATTAA
- the thiE gene encoding thiamine phosphate synthase, giving the protein MISKLQYITQGKTAQEHLDNIQNSCASGAEWVQLRLKGFDPKTILETAKQAREITMHFQTRLIINDYYKVAKEVKADGVHLGEKDACPLKVRDYLGKFYSIGGTANTLEDCKKLLDKKVDYIGLGPFQFTETKKNLSPVLGVEGYKKIVEELETETPIIAIGGITLDDVAGIVHAGVYGVAVSGAITNDFTSIPVFHKILSAPSMQEQVYKMDDK; this is encoded by the coding sequence ATGATAAGTAAATTACAGTATATAACACAAGGCAAAACGGCTCAAGAGCATTTAGATAATATACAAAATTCTTGTGCATCTGGAGCGGAATGGGTGCAACTTCGTTTAAAAGGTTTTGATCCTAAAACGATTTTAGAAACAGCAAAGCAAGCGAGAGAAATAACAATGCATTTTCAAACGCGATTAATTATAAACGATTACTATAAAGTTGCTAAAGAAGTAAAAGCAGATGGTGTTCATTTAGGAGAAAAAGATGCATGTCCGTTAAAAGTTCGCGATTATTTGGGTAAGTTTTATTCAATTGGTGGAACAGCAAATACGTTAGAAGATTGTAAAAAATTACTTGATAAAAAAGTTGATTACATTGGTTTAGGCCCTTTTCAATTCACAGAAACTAAAAAGAATTTAAGTCCTGTTTTAGGAGTTGAAGGATACAAGAAAATAGTTGAAGAGTTAGAAACAGAAACTCCAATAATAGCCATTGGTGGTATTACTTTAGATGATGTTGCAGGAATTGTACATGCTGGTGTTTATGGTGTAGCAGTATCAGGAGCAATAACAAATGATTTTACAAGTATTCCTGTTTTTCATAAAATTTTAAGTGCTCCAAGTATGCAAGAGCAAGTGTATAAAATGGATGACAAGTAG
- a CDS encoding hydroxymethylpyrimidine/phosphomethylpyrimidine kinase has translation MNNKNYILTIAGLDPSSGAGITSDIKTFEAHGLYGLSVCTAVTVQNDITFKDCVWIDKQIIIAQIETLFERFSISVVKIGIIQSWDILLEVVLTLKKLNPEIKIVLDPILKASAGFDFHEDGSLNIFEKVLCNCTIITPNYNEIQELFPSKNIEETIEFISERTNIYLKGGHREDKKGWDEVYYSKIVKMNIPPIAETVFEKHGSGCVLSSALAANLALDIPLEDACKNTKWYTEQFLNSNESLLGTHNYK, from the coding sequence TTGAATAATAAAAATTACATACTAACCATTGCAGGTTTAGACCCATCAAGCGGAGCAGGAATTACTTCAGATATTAAAACATTTGAAGCGCATGGTTTGTACGGGCTATCAGTATGTACCGCCGTTACTGTTCAAAATGATATTACATTTAAAGATTGTGTTTGGATAGATAAACAAATCATAATAGCTCAGATTGAAACATTGTTTGAACGTTTTTCAATTTCTGTAGTAAAAATAGGAATCATTCAATCTTGGGATATTTTATTAGAAGTCGTTCTAACTTTAAAAAAGTTAAATCCGGAGATAAAAATAGTTTTAGACCCAATCTTAAAAGCAAGTGCAGGGTTTGATTTCCATGAAGATGGAAGTCTAAATATATTTGAAAAAGTATTATGCAATTGTACTATTATTACACCAAATTATAACGAAATACAAGAATTATTTCCTAGTAAAAACATAGAAGAGACGATTGAGTTCATTTCAGAAAGAACAAATATTTATTTAAAAGGAGGTCATAGAGAAGATAAAAAAGGATGGGACGAAGTATATTATAGTAAAATAGTAAAAATGAATATTCCGCCTATCGCTGAAACTGTTTTTGAAAAGCATGGAAGCGGTTGTGTTTTGTCATCGGCATTGGCGGCAAACTTAGCGCTAGATATTCCTTTAGAAGATGCTTGTAAAAACACGAAATGGTATACAGAACAATTTTTAAATTCAAATGAATCTCTCTTAGGAACCCATAATTACAAATAA
- a CDS encoding thiamine phosphate synthase: MIVLIAPEKDVENEIVILHQLFEAGLQYYHLRKPFKDYEAHVSYLNQIEKKYHTKIVVHYFHELTNEFNLKGIHFQEQKRRDALENGSRYFIGLNMLGKTMSSSFHEPEELAACDIEFDYHLLSPVFSSISKEGYEGRGFDVTNIDKPIVGMGGINTETIAETIQLGFEGIGVLGGVWNTENPVESFKKIKRHYEEETTM, encoded by the coding sequence ATGATTGTACTTATTGCCCCAGAAAAAGATGTAGAAAATGAAATTGTAATTCTGCACCAATTATTTGAAGCAGGGTTACAATATTATCATCTTAGAAAACCATTTAAAGATTATGAAGCGCATGTTTCGTATTTAAATCAGATAGAAAAAAAATATCATACTAAAATAGTTGTTCATTATTTTCATGAGTTAACAAATGAATTCAATTTAAAAGGAATCCATTTTCAAGAACAAAAAAGGCGAGATGCTTTAGAAAACGGAAGTAGATATTTTATAGGGCTAAATATGTTAGGAAAAACCATGAGTAGTTCTTTTCATGAACCAGAAGAGTTAGCAGCTTGTGATATTGAGTTTGATTACCATTTATTAAGTCCAGTTTTTTCATCTATTTCAAAAGAAGGGTATGAAGGACGAGGGTTTGATGTAACAAATATTGATAAACCAATTGTTGGAATGGGAGGAATTAACACCGAAACTATAGCTGAAACAATTCAATTAGGTTTTGAAGGAATAGGAGTTTTAGGAGGTGTTTGGAATACCGAAAACCCTGTAGAGAGTTTTAAAAAAATTAAGCGTCATTACGAGGAGGAAACGACGATGTAA
- the thiC gene encoding phosphomethylpyrimidine synthase ThiC codes for MKNKDTAPKQNGITRKPFPNSKKIYVDGKIHPQIKVAMREISLSDTVDSMTKKKTPNEPVTVYDTSGPYTDPTKEIDVHSGIERIRESWIKDRGDVEQLTKFSSEYCNERLNDTSLDHMRFKLLKNPLRAKKGQNVTQLHYAKKGIITPEMEYIAIRENQRIDEMTEIRKQHKGEHFGASIPDKITPEFVRSEVARGRAIIPSNINHPEAEPMILGRNFLVKINANIGNSAVTSSIEEEVEKAVWACRWGADNIMDLSTGENIHETREWIIRNSPVPVGTVPIYQALEKVNGVAEDLTWEIFRDTLIEQAEQGVDYFTIHAGVLLRYVPMTAKRVTGIVSRGGSIMAKWCLAHHKESFLYTHFEDICEILKQYDVAFSLGDGLRPGSVADANDEAQFAELETLGELTQIARKHEVQCFIEGPGHVPMHMIKENMEKQIELCDEAPFYTLGPLTTDIAPGYDHITSGIGAAMIGWYGCAMLCYVTPKEHLGLPNKEDVRVGVITYKLAAHAADLAKGHPGSQHRDNALSMARFEFRWEDQFNLGLDPERAREYHDETLPAAGAKIAHFCSMCGPKFCSMKISQEVRDFAALNDIVDNEVIAKGMEEKSKEFKEKGSEVYL; via the coding sequence ATGAAGAACAAAGACACAGCACCAAAGCAAAACGGAATTACAAGAAAACCATTTCCGAATTCAAAGAAAATTTATGTAGACGGTAAAATTCACCCGCAAATTAAAGTAGCAATGCGTGAAATTTCGTTGAGTGACACGGTTGATTCTATGACGAAAAAGAAAACGCCAAATGAACCTGTAACAGTTTATGATACTTCAGGACCTTATACCGATCCTACTAAAGAAATTGATGTACACAGTGGAATTGAAAGAATTCGTGAATCTTGGATTAAAGACCGTGGTGATGTAGAGCAGTTAACAAAATTTTCTTCAGAATATTGTAACGAACGCTTAAACGATACTAGTTTAGATCATATGCGTTTTAAGTTATTAAAAAATCCTTTACGAGCTAAAAAAGGACAAAACGTAACACAATTACATTACGCTAAAAAAGGAATTATTACACCAGAAATGGAATACATAGCTATTCGTGAAAATCAGCGAATAGATGAAATGACCGAAATTAGAAAACAACACAAAGGAGAACATTTTGGGGCTTCTATTCCAGATAAAATTACACCAGAATTTGTACGATCAGAAGTAGCAAGAGGTCGTGCTATTATACCATCAAATATAAATCACCCAGAAGCTGAACCTATGATTTTAGGTCGAAATTTCTTAGTGAAAATAAATGCAAACATTGGTAATTCAGCAGTAACATCATCTATTGAAGAAGAAGTAGAAAAAGCAGTGTGGGCTTGTCGTTGGGGAGCAGATAATATTATGGATTTATCTACAGGAGAAAATATTCATGAAACACGTGAGTGGATTATTCGTAACTCACCAGTACCAGTAGGAACAGTACCAATTTATCAAGCATTAGAAAAAGTAAACGGAGTTGCAGAAGATTTAACATGGGAAATTTTTCGCGATACTTTAATAGAACAAGCAGAGCAAGGAGTAGATTATTTTACTATTCATGCTGGTGTACTATTGCGTTATGTGCCAATGACAGCAAAACGCGTTACAGGAATTGTATCTCGTGGAGGTTCTATTATGGCAAAATGGTGTTTAGCACATCATAAAGAAAGCTTTTTGTACACACATTTTGAAGATATTTGTGAAATATTAAAACAGTATGATGTTGCCTTTTCATTAGGAGACGGATTACGTCCAGGTTCGGTAGCTGATGCTAACGACGAAGCACAATTTGCTGAGTTAGAAACCTTAGGGGAATTAACACAAATAGCACGTAAACACGAAGTACAATGTTTTATTGAAGGGCCAGGGCATGTGCCAATGCATATGATTAAAGAAAATATGGAGAAGCAAATAGAACTTTGCGACGAAGCTCCTTTTTATACCTTAGGGCCTTTAACAACTGATATTGCACCAGGTTATGATCATATTACTTCGGGTATTGGAGCAGCTATGATTGGTTGGTATGGTTGCGCAATGTTATGTTATGTAACACCAAAAGAACATTTAGGTTTACCAAATAAGGAAGATGTACGAGTAGGGGTTATAACTTATAAGTTAGCAGCCCATGCTGCCGATTTAGCAAAAGGGCATCCTGGTTCTCAGCATAGAGATAACGCATTAAGTATGGCTCGTTTTGAGTTTCGTTGGGAAGATCAGTTTAATTTAGGATTAGATCCAGAACGTGCTCGTGAATATCACGATGAAACTTTGCCAGCGGCGGGAGCTAAAATTGCACATTTTTGTTCTATGTGTGGACCAAAATTCTGTTCTATGAAAATATCTCAAGAAGTACGTGATTTTGCAGCGCTTAATGATATTGTAGATAACGAAGTAATCGCAAAAGGTATGGAAGAGAAATCGAAAGAATTTAAAGAAAAAGGATCAGAAGTATATTTATAA
- the thiS gene encoding sulfur carrier protein ThiS → MITIKVNQKDHQVLENLTLQEFVEYLKIQTNGIAIAINSTVVKRTDWSLKLLQNNDDILIIRSTQGG, encoded by the coding sequence ATGATTACTATAAAAGTAAACCAAAAAGACCATCAAGTTTTAGAAAACCTAACATTACAAGAGTTTGTTGAATATTTAAAAATTCAAACAAACGGAATTGCTATTGCTATAAACAGTACTGTGGTAAAAAGAACAGATTGGTCTTTAAAGTTACTTCAAAATAATGATGATATTTTAATTATAAGATCTACTCAAGGAGGATGA
- a CDS encoding arginase, which translates to MKEIKIIKNRSDIGAGTRGSDMGIDAIEIAAINQNNDFFNRFEFEDVITENESVYNKKNNSFGKQIRSVFNQCKRVSNHVKVNLQEGKFPIVISGDHSSALGTISGVKSANPTKRVGVVWIDAHGDLHTPYTSPSGNIHGMPLGAVIADDNLDCQVNDVSRETAELWDRMKNIGIPGQKALPEDIVFFGVRDTEEPEEKQMEKYGIKNYMVAEVRYRGLEVCVNEALDKLSDCDVIYVSFDVDAMDCDMISYGTGTPVPKGFDDKEIVKIINGLLESKKVVCVEFVEVNPLLDFKGNKMAETAFDVLQQVAKTIKEL; encoded by the coding sequence ATGAAAGAAATTAAAATTATCAAAAACAGATCAGATATCGGAGCAGGAACACGTGGTTCTGATATGGGGATAGATGCTATTGAAATAGCAGCAATCAATCAAAATAACGATTTTTTTAATCGTTTTGAGTTTGAAGATGTTATCACAGAAAATGAATCTGTTTATAACAAAAAAAACAATTCGTTTGGTAAGCAAATAAGAAGTGTTTTTAATCAGTGTAAAAGAGTAAGTAACCACGTAAAGGTGAATTTACAGGAAGGTAAATTTCCTATAGTTATCTCTGGAGATCATTCATCTGCTTTAGGTACTATAAGTGGTGTTAAATCAGCAAACCCAACAAAAAGAGTTGGAGTTGTTTGGATTGATGCTCATGGAGATTTGCACACACCTTATACCTCTCCTTCAGGAAATATTCACGGAATGCCATTAGGAGCAGTCATTGCTGATGATAATTTAGATTGTCAGGTAAATGATGTTAGTAGGGAAACGGCAGAGCTATGGGATCGAATGAAAAATATTGGAATTCCAGGTCAGAAAGCGTTACCCGAGGATATTGTTTTTTTTGGAGTTCGAGATACTGAAGAACCAGAGGAAAAACAAATGGAAAAGTATGGTATTAAAAACTATATGGTTGCAGAGGTTCGTTATCGTGGGTTAGAAGTTTGTGTTAACGAAGCATTAGATAAATTATCTGATTGTGATGTTATTTATGTATCTTTTGATGTTGACGCAATGGATTGCGATATGATTTCTTATGGTACAGGTACACCTGTTCCTAAAGGTTTTGATGATAAAGAGATTGTAAAAATTATAAACGGACTATTAGAAAGTAAAAAAGTAGTTTGTGTTGAATTTGTAGAAGTAAATCCATTATTAGATTTTAAAGGGAATAAAATGGCAGAAACAGCTTTTGACGTACTTCAACAAGTTGCAAAAACTATTAAAGAGTTATAA
- a CDS encoding citrate synthase translates to MSDIAKLQIGDNTYEFPLIKGTENETAINIKTLRGVTEGVITIDPGYKNTGSCQSAITFLNGEEGILRYRGYSIEELADKADFLEVAYLLIFGELPTKIQLDKFHNDIREKAIVDEDIKKIIEAFPRTAHPMGVLSSLTSALVAFNPTSVNVDSEEEMYNAIVKILAKFPVLVAWTMRKKQGLPLNYGSNNLGYVENVMKMMFEKPTEEYVINPIVKDALDKLLILHADHEQNCSTSTVRIVGSSHAGLFASLSAGISALWGPLHGGANQAVLEMLEAIRQDGGDTKKYMSKAKDKNDPFRLMGFGHRVYKNFDPRAKIIKVAADEVLADLGIDDPILEIAKSLEQEALNDEYFVKRKLYPNVDFYSGIIYRAMGIPVEMFTVMFALGRLPGWIAQWKEMRLGKEPIGRPRQVYTGENYRPFVKVSKR, encoded by the coding sequence ATGTCAGATATAGCAAAACTACAAATTGGTGATAACACGTATGAGTTTCCATTAATAAAAGGAACAGAAAATGAAACTGCGATTAATATTAAAACATTAAGAGGGGTTACCGAAGGTGTTATAACAATAGATCCAGGATATAAGAATACAGGCTCTTGCCAGAGTGCTATTACATTTTTAAATGGAGAAGAAGGAATTTTAAGATATAGAGGTTATTCAATTGAAGAATTAGCAGATAAAGCTGATTTTTTAGAAGTTGCTTATTTGTTAATTTTTGGAGAATTACCTACAAAAATTCAACTAGACAAGTTTCATAATGATATTAGAGAAAAAGCGATTGTAGATGAAGATATAAAAAAAATTATAGAAGCATTTCCTAGAACGGCTCATCCAATGGGTGTTTTATCTTCTTTAACAAGTGCATTAGTAGCATTTAATCCTACCTCTGTAAATGTTGATTCTGAAGAAGAAATGTACAATGCTATTGTTAAGATATTAGCAAAATTTCCTGTTTTAGTAGCTTGGACAATGCGTAAGAAGCAAGGTTTACCTTTAAATTATGGAAGTAATAATTTAGGTTATGTAGAGAATGTTATGAAAATGATGTTTGAAAAGCCAACAGAAGAGTACGTAATAAACCCAATAGTAAAAGACGCTCTTGATAAATTATTAATATTACATGCAGATCACGAACAAAACTGTTCTACATCTACAGTAAGAATTGTAGGCTCTTCTCATGCTGGATTATTTGCATCGCTTTCTGCAGGGATTTCTGCATTATGGGGACCATTACATGGTGGAGCAAACCAAGCAGTATTAGAAATGTTAGAAGCTATTAGGCAAGATGGTGGAGACACTAAAAAGTACATGTCGAAAGCAAAAGATAAAAACGACCCTTTCCGTTTAATGGGATTCGGACACCGTGTTTATAAGAATTTTGATCCAAGAGCAAAAATTATTAAAGTTGCTGCTGATGAAGTTTTAGCTGATTTAGGTATTGATGATCCAATTTTAGAAATTGCAAAATCATTAGAGCAAGAAGCATTAAATGATGAGTATTTCGTAAAACGTAAATTATATCCAAATGTAGATTTTTACTCAGGAATTATTTATCGTGCTATGGGTATTCCAGTAGAAATGTTTACAGTAATGTTTGCATTAGGTCGTTTACCAGGTTGGATTGCGCAATGGAAAGAAATGCGTTTAGGAAAAGAGCCTATCGGACGTCCACGTCAAGTTTATACAGGTGAAAACTACAGACCATTCGTAAAAGTAAGTAAAAGATAA
- the eno gene encoding phosphopyruvate hydratase, translated as MSIIINIHARQIFDSRGNPTVEVDVTTDNGVMGRAAVPSGASTGEHEAVELRDGGKDYMGKGVLNAVKNVNTLIAQELLGVSIFEQNMIDQIMIDLDATSNKSVLGANAILGVSLAVAKAAANELGLPLYRYVGGVSANTLPVPMMNIINGGSHSDAPIAFQEFMIVPVKANNFTEAMQVGSEIFHNLKKVLHERNLSTAVGDEGGFAPTLEGTEDAIETIALATENAGYKFGEEVMIALDCAAAEFFVDGKYDYTKFEGAKGKIRTSKEQADYLAELADKYPIISIEDGMDENDWEGWKYLTEISGNKVQLVGDDLFVTNVKRLSRGIENGIANSILIKVNQIGTLTETIAAVNMAHNAGYTSVMSHRSGETEDNTIADLAVALNCGQIKTGSASRSDRMAKYNQLLRIEEELDGVAFYPQEKAFKIK; from the coding sequence ATGAGTATTATAATCAACATTCACGCACGTCAAATTTTTGACTCAAGAGGTAATCCAACTGTAGAAGTAGATGTTACTACAGATAATGGTGTTATGGGAAGAGCAGCAGTTCCTTCAGGAGCTTCTACTGGAGAACATGAAGCTGTTGAGTTACGTGATGGCGGAAAAGATTATATGGGTAAAGGAGTATTAAATGCTGTAAAAAATGTGAATACACTAATTGCTCAAGAGTTATTAGGAGTATCTATATTTGAGCAAAACATGATTGATCAAATAATGATTGATTTAGATGCAACATCAAATAAATCTGTTTTAGGAGCAAATGCTATTTTAGGAGTTTCATTAGCAGTAGCTAAAGCAGCAGCTAATGAATTAGGATTACCTTTATATAGGTATGTCGGAGGTGTATCAGCAAATACATTACCAGTTCCAATGATGAATATTATCAATGGAGGTTCTCATTCTGATGCTCCGATTGCATTTCAAGAATTTATGATTGTACCTGTAAAAGCAAATAATTTTACGGAAGCAATGCAAGTAGGATCTGAGATTTTTCATAATTTAAAAAAGGTTTTACATGAACGTAATTTATCAACAGCAGTTGGTGATGAAGGTGGTTTTGCTCCAACTTTAGAAGGGACAGAGGATGCTATTGAAACAATAGCTTTAGCTACTGAAAATGCTGGCTATAAGTTTGGAGAAGAAGTAATGATTGCTTTAGATTGTGCTGCAGCTGAATTTTTTGTTGATGGTAAATATGATTATACTAAGTTTGAAGGAGCTAAAGGAAAAATAAGAACAAGTAAAGAACAAGCAGATTATTTAGCTGAATTAGCAGATAAATACCCAATTATCTCTATTGAAGATGGTATGGATGAAAATGACTGGGAAGGTTGGAAGTATTTAACTGAAATTTCTGGAAATAAAGTTCAATTAGTTGGAGACGATCTATTTGTAACTAATGTAAAGCGTTTATCTAGAGGAATTGAAAATGGAATTGCAAATTCAATTTTAATTAAAGTAAACCAAATAGGAACTTTAACAGAAACGATTGCAGCAGTAAACATGGCACATAATGCAGGGTATACATCTGTTATGAGCCACCGTTCAGGAGAAACAGAAGATAATACGATTGCAGATTTAGCAGTAGCATTAAACTGTGGTCAAATAAAAACTGGTTCAGCTTCTCGTTCAGATCGTATGGCTAAGTACAATCAATTATTACGTATAGAAGAAGAATTAGATGGAGTAGCATTTTATCCGCAAGAGAAGGCGTTCAAAATAAAATAA